A single region of the Nicotiana sylvestris chromosome 6, ASM39365v2, whole genome shotgun sequence genome encodes:
- the LOC104236744 gene encoding putative late blight resistance protein homolog R1B-16 produces MAYAAITSLITTILDFPQHADIYLQPFIEKLKSFRAIIEKPCNITGDLEVLTMMEAEIIELLNTTEDMIILKTRKAIKAKTTIKRRVAFWRLRSLLKRAPTRIHSKMNKWLAMQNSKDLRAQNLIVANTSQHDFQSENMMVGHENAFEIMQDQLARGATELQVISIVGMGGIGKSTLAIKLYNDPFIMSHFDIRAKVIVSQEYCKRNVLLGILSSISGSGTIGEFYEQQDDGQLADRLQKYLKGKRYLIVIDDIWTTIAWDDVKLCFPDCNCGSRILLTTRNMKVAEYASSGNPPYQMRLLNFNESWYLLHKKVFENTYFPPEFENIGKQIALNCKGLPLAIVVIAGLLLKIGQSLDEWENIAENIVSMVSTDPDVPCMRMLALSYHHLPHHLKPCFLYFAIFPEDELIFVNKLVKLWAAEGFLKREREKSIEEVAEQYLKDLVDRGLIFIRYLSFDGKIKACGMHDMIRELCLREARKLNFVNVIMENQNPCEQSMHFSTKRRICIQSEESSFVANQLAMVLYNKAHSILLFIRNPSNSGIMQELERFKKLRILELASPTLDAFPSCIVGLFQLRYLALTFYSSTDDQDIYVPPSINGLQYLQSLILKFPKYFRCPKFSFILPSQIFNLWRLRHLSLDRNNSDTCEFGERSLILNNMQCLSGWNPLCCTSSVFKQFPNLKKLQISGDHEEYITSYEMKGLHNLCNLDQLEELKFDGMPHSTLPHPEAFPKNLKKLSFSKTHVNLEDLRILSKLPKLEALKLKFCSSNIGMEWEVTEEGFPQLKFLLLSRLGIRHWRASSDHFPRLERLFLVECANMISIPEDFVEITTLQLIDIRMCKESVVNSAKKIQQEIEDNYGGSIEVCFRYVL; encoded by the coding sequence ATGGCTTATGCTGCTATTACTTCTCTTATTACAACCATACTTGATTTCCCGCAACATGCTGATATTTACCTGCAACCGTTCATAGAAAAGTTAAAATCCTTTAGAGCTATTATTGAGAAACCGTGCAATATAACAGGCGATTTAGAGGTATTGACAATGATGGAAGCTGAAATTATAGAGCTACTGAACACCACAGAAGATATgattattttgaaaacaagaaaaGCTATTAAGGCAAAAACCACGATTAAACGAAGAGTAGCATTTTGGAGACTTCGTTCCCTCTTGAAACGAGCACCAACTCGCATTCACTCCAAGATGAACAAGTGGTTGGCTATGCAGAACAGCAAAGATCTGAGAGCACAAAATTTGATTGTCGCCAATACATCTCAACATGACTTTCAGTCCGAGAATATGATGGTCGGCCATGAAAATGCATTTGAGATCATGCAGGATCAACTTGCTAGAGGAGCAACTGAGCTACAAGTTATCTCAATTGTGGGGATGGGGGGCATCGGCAAGTCAACTTTGGCGATCAAATTATATAATGATCCGTTCATTATGTCTCACTTTGACATTCGTGCAAAAGTTATTGTTTCGCAAGAGTATTGCAAGAGAAATGTACTCTTAGGCATTCTTTCTTCTATTAGTGGAAGTGGAACTATTGGTGAATTTTACGAGCAGCAAGATGATGGGCAACTAGCAGATCGATTGCAAAAGTATCTGAAAGGCAAGAGGTACTTGATAGTCATTGATGACATATGGACTACAATAGCTTGGGATGATGTAAAACTATGTTTCCCAGATTGTAACTGTGGGAGTCGGATACTCTTGACTACTCGGAATATGAAAGTGGCTGAATATGCTAGCTCAGGTAACCCTCCTTATCAAATGCGTCTCTTGAATTTTAATGAAAGTTGGTATTTACTGCACAAAAAAGTCTTTGAGAACACATATTTTCCTCCTGAATTTGAAAATATTGGGAAACAAATTGCATTAAATTGCAAAGGATTGCCTCTAGCAATTGTTGTAATTGCTGGACTTCTCCTGAAAATTGGGCAATCATTGGATGAGTGGGAAAATATTGCCGAGAATATAGTTTCCATGGTAAGTACAGATCCTGATGTCCCATGCATGAGGATGTTGGCATTAAGTTACCATCACTTGCCTCATCACCTAAAACCGTGCTTTCTTTATTTTGCAATCTTCCCGGAGGATGAATTGATATTTGTGAATAAACTTGTGAAATTATGGGCAGCAGAGGGCTTTTTGAAGAGAGAAAGGGAAAAAAGCATAGAAGAAGTGGCAGAACAATATCTAAAAGATCTTGTAGATAGAGGATTAATTTTCATCCGATATTTGAGTTTTGATGGAAAAATCAAAGCTTGtggaatgcatgacatgatccGTGAACTCTGCTTGAGAGAAGCTAGAAAGTTAAATTTTGTGAATGTTATTATGGAAAATCAGAATCCTTGTGAACAATCCATGCATTTTTCCACAAAGCGCCGGATCTGTATCCAATCAGAGGAATCCTCTTTTGTTGCCAATCAGTTGGCCATGGTTCTTTATAATAAGGCACATTCTATTCTCCTTTTTATTCGAAATCCCTCAAACTCAGGAATAATGCAAGAATTGGAGCGTTTTAAGAAACTAAGAATACTAGAACTTGCTTCACCAACGTTGGATGCTTTTCCCAGTTGTATAGTTGGTTTATTTCAGTTGCGATACCTAGCTTTGACTTTTTACTCGTCCACGGATGATCAGGATATTTATGTTCCTCCATCAATAAATGGGCTTCAATATCTACAAAGTCTTATACTTAAGTTTCCAAAATATTTTAGATGCcctaaattttctttcattttaccaTCGCAAATTTTCAATCTGTGGAGATTGAGGCACCTCTCCTTGGACAGGAATAACTCGGATACTTGTGAGTTTGGAGAGAGAAGTTTGATTTTGAATAATATGCAGTGTCTGTCTGGGTGGAATCCTTTATGCTGTACTTCATCCGTCTTTAAACAATTTCCCAATTTAAAGAAGTTGCAGATATCCGGCGACCATGAAGAGTACATAACAAGTTACGAAATGAAGGGCCTCCATAATCTTTGTAACTTAGATCAGCTTGAGGAATTGAAATTTGACGGGATGCCACATTCGACACTTCCTCATCCTGAAGCTTTTCCGAAGAACCTTAAGAAATTATCTTTTAGCAAAACTCATGTAAATTTAGAGGATTTGAGGATTCTCAGTAAGCTGCCCAAACTCGAGGCCCTCAAACTAAAATTTTGTTCCTCCAATATTGGTATGGAATGGGAAGTAACCGAGGAAGGGTTTCCGCAGTTGAAGTTCTTGCTATTGAGTCGCTTGGGCATTAGACACTGGAGAGCCAGTAGTGATCACTTTCCACGCCTTGAACGACTATTCCTTGTTGAATGTGCGAATATGATTTCGATCCCTGAAGATTTTGTAGAAATAACCACTCTTCAGCTAATTGATATACGCATGTGTAAGGAGTCAGTTGTGAATTCTGCCAAGAAGATTCAACAAGAAATTGAAGACAACTATGGAGGTTCTATTGAGGTCTGTTTTCGTTACGTCCTTTAG
- the LOC104236746 gene encoding late blight resistance protein R1-A-like, whose product MGILMTTRNVEVVECASSGKAPYHMRLMSFDESWSLLYEKVFVKDYFSLEFEQLGKTIALNCGGLPLALVLIAGLLSKIGKSLVEWKSIVKNVSSTVNTEVNVQCMRVVALSYHYLPHHLKLCFLYNAIFQEDELVLVNKLLELWAAKGFLKVEERKSIEEVAEKCLQELINRSLISIRNLSFDGKIEICGMHDVTRELCLREARDMNIVNVTREEKYQNPCVQSMHFSSKSRGRISIQAIKYEPDTEKILARYPKNDVRSIIRYRVKMFMPKLLQFKLVRVLDFALMRFSAFPSLILDLIHLRYLALSLSPSLQHYLREEISSSFSNLKKLAFYGTCLQWKNLSIVGKLPKLEALKLGISPCIGIEWKVVKDGFPSLKFLLLERLKVCYWRASCDHFPCLERLFLEHCWNLDSIPQDFADITTLALIDIRWCAESVGNSAKQIQEDVLNNYAKKGDKDQAVEQQELQLWKLFLSYFPLQFLLTDFGQLLITISSSIVISTKSCGIESMYQQPSIAYMDSIQRETKNFSETNSSRQANEDESNSSLKKDAAIGTSSEFHMVI is encoded by the exons ATGGGAATACTCATGACCACTAGGAATGTGGAGGTGGTTGAATGTGCTAGCTCAGGTAAGGCTCCTTATCATATGCGCCTCATGAGTTTTGATGAAAGTTGGAGTTTGTTGTACGAAAAGGTCTTTGTGAAAGACTATTTTTCCCTTGAATTTGAACAACTTGGCAAAACAATTGCACTAAATTGTGGAGGATTACCTCTAGCACTTGTTTTGATTGCCGGACTTCTCTCCAAAATTGGTAAATCATTGGTTGAGTGGAAAAGTATTGTCAAGAATGTAAGCTCAACGGTAAATACAGAGGTTAATGTCCAATGCATGAGGGTGGTTGCATTAAGTTACCATTACTTGCCTCATCACCTAAAACTGTGCTTTCTATATAATGCAATCTTCCAAGAGGATGAACTAGTTTTAGTCAATAAACTTTTGGAATTATGGGCAGCAAAGGGATTTTTGAAGGTAGAAGAGAGGAAAAGCATAGAAGAAGTGGCAGAAAAATGTCTACAAGAGCTtataaatagaagtttaatttCCATCCGCAATTTGAGTTTTGATGGAAAAATTGAGATTTGTGGAATGCATGATGTGACCCGTGAACTCTGCTTGAGAGAAGCTCGAGACATGAACATTGTGAATGTTACGAGGGAAGAGAAGTATCAAAATCCATGTGTGCAATCTATGCATTTTTCCTCTAAGAGCCGAGGTCGGATCAGTATCCAAGCGATCAAATATGAGCCTGATACTGAGAAAATACTGGCAAGGTATCCTAAAAATGATGTTCGTTCTATTATCCGTTATAGAGTGAAAATGTTCATGCCAAAGTTGTTACAGTTCAAGCTAGTAAGAGTACTAGATTTTGCTTTAATGAGATTTTCTGCTTTTCCTAGTTTGATTCTTGATTTAATTCACTTGAGATACCTGGCTTTGAGTCTTTCTCCTAGCTTGCAACATTATCTAAGAGAAGAGATTTCCTCATCTTTTTCA AACCTCAAGAAACTGGCTTTTTACGGGACTTGTTTGCAGTGGAAGAATTTGAGCATTGTTGGTAAATTGCCCAAACTCGAGGCCCTTAAACTGGGAATTAGTCCCTGCATAGGCATTGAGTGGAAGGTAGTTAAGGATGGTTTTCCTAGCTTGAAGTTTTTGCTACTGGAACGTTTGAAGGTTTGCTACTGGAGAGCCAGTTGTGATCACTTTCCGTGCCTTGAACGACTATTTCTTGAACATTGCTGGAATTTGGATTCAATCCCTCAAGATTTTGCAGATATAACCACCCTTGCTTTAATTGATATTAGGTGGTGTGCAGAATCTGTTGGGAATTCTGCCAAACAAATTCAAGAGGATGTTCTAAACAACTATGCAA AAAAAGGCGATAAGGACCAAGCGGTTGAGCAGCAAGAACTGCAACTGTGGAAGCTCTTTCTCAGCTACTTCCCACTCC AATTTTTACTAACAGATTTTGGACAGTTGCTTATAACAATTAGCTCGAGCATCGTCATATCTACAAAATCTTGTGGGATAGAatccatgtaccaacaaccatcAATTGCGTACATGGATTCCATTCAGAGGGAGACTAAAAATTTCTCAGAAACAAACTCCTCTCGCCAAGCAAATGAAGACGAAAGTAATTCCAGTCTAAAGAAAGATGCCGCAATTGGGACATCTTCAGAATTTCATATGGTAATATGA